DNA sequence from the Pedobacter schmidteae genome:
CTACGGATATTTTTAATCCTTTGGCCTTTGCCGCAACCAGGGCCTCTTTACAAACTGCAGCCATATTTTCGTTCAGGGCAGGAGTAAGGGCCGTCCAGTGAAACCAGGTGTGACCATCCAAAACTTTATCCCAATCCACTGTACCAGGTTTAAGACTGCTAAAGGACGAGAACTTTCTGTCATAAACAACCTCTCCACTCGTCAACCCATTTGCGGACAATAGAAAATACAAGCCCAATCTGCTTCCCTGCAGTAAAGTTTTGCTGGTATTTACCCCCAATCCTTGTAAAGATTGAAGTGCATTGGCAGCCAGTGCATTGTCGGGCACACAACTTACATACGAACATGGGATTCCCCATTGGCCTAAGGAAGCGGAAACATTAGCTTCGGAGCCTCCGGGAAATAAAGAAACAGTGTGGTTCTTAGAAATAAATTGATCTTCGGCCGAACTAAACCGCAGTAAAAGCTCACCAAATACCAATATGTTTTCTTGATTTAGCATATATTTATGGATTTCAGATTGCAATAATACAGGTTCTGACAATTAAATAGAAGTAAAGTAATTTATTTAATAAATTTCAAACGATTTCGTAAATTTTTAATTCAGAATATGGTCCTGAGCAATTAAATTTCAGTAACATTGATAGAATTAATGAACCGGATTAAATAGAAAGTATGAAGAGCAAAGATCTGTTTTCGCTGGAAAACAAGGTGGTCGTAATTACCGGGGCCACCGGTGTATTGGGCGAATCTTTTGCACTGGCAGTGGCTGCTGCCGGCGCCAGGGTGGCAATTTTAGGAAGAAATGAACAAAAGGCCAACGAAAGAGTAAAAGCCATTACAACAAATGGAGGAGAAGCAATAGCTGTAATTACTGATGTCCTTGATGAAGCGTCGTTAATTGCAGCGAAAAATCAAATATTAAGTACCTGGGGTACAATTGATGGATTGGTAAATGCTGCCGGAGGAAACATTCCAGGTGCCACAATTGCCCCCAACCAAAACATATTTGACATCAATGTTGCTGATACGCAACAAGCGGTTGAACTTAACTTATTTGGAACCGTATATCCAACCCATGTATTCGGACGTGTTATTGCCGAAAAGGGAAAGGGTTCTATTGTTAACATTTCTTCGCTGGCCGCACAACGACCACTGACCCGGGTTTTGGGCTACACGCTTGGAAAAAATGCCATTGAAGGTTATACCAAATGGATGGCTGTAGAACTTGCCCAGCGTTATGGGGATAAAGTCAGGGTAAACGCATTGGCACCGGGCGTATTCTTAACAGAGCAAAACCGTTCGTTGCTGACCAATACTGACGGAACTTTTACCGACAGGGCGCAACGCTTTGTAAACCACACCCCATTTGGACGTTTGGGAAACCCGGAAGAACTAAATGGCACTTTAATTTACCTGCTTAGTGATGCTTCGGCTTTTGTAAATGGCGAAACTATTATGGTAGATGGTGGATTCAATGCCTACAGCGGAGTATAAGATTGAATAAAAATATAACCTATAAACATGAACACCACAAAACATAAATTATTACAAACCTGGCGATGGTATGGACCGTCCGATCCTGTAAGTCTGCAGGATGTGAAACAGGCGGGGGCAACAGGAATTGTTACCGCATTACACCACATTCCACATGGCGAAGTCTGGCCATTGGAAGACATCCAGGAACGGAAATCGATCATTGAGGCCGCGGGACTTCAATGGTCAGTTGTAGAAAGTGTACCCGTACATGAGGCCATCAAAACGCATAGGAGTGATGCCGACAGCTATATTGAGAACTATAAAACAACACTGAAAAACCTGGCACAATGTGGTATAAAGACCGTATGTTATAATTTTATGCCGGTGCTGGACTGGACCCGTACGCAATTGGATTTAATAATGGCTGATGGTTCAAAAGCGCTTTATTTCAACTGGCTCGACCTGGCTATTTTTGATCTTTTCATTTTAAAAAGGGCAGAAGCAGAAGCGGATTATGCTGAAGAGTTAAAAAGCCGTGCAAAGGCACGTTTTGCAACCATGAGTACAGACGAACTTAATGAACTAAGAATTAATGTATTGATGGGCATCCCTAATGAAAAGGAAATAGAACTGGAAGCTTTACGTGCCAGTATTGAAGAATATAAATCAATAGGCAGAGCTGGCTTAAAGAAAAACCTGGCCTATTTTCTAAATGGAATTGCCGGTGTTTGTGAGGAAACAGGTGTCCGGATGACCATACATCCTGATGATCCTCCATACGCCATACTTGGACTGCCTCGTATTGCCAGTACCAAAGAAGATCTGGTAGATATATTAAAAAGTGTAGACCGTCCCTTTAATGGTATTTGCTATTGCACCGGCTCGCTTGGTGCAGGAATGTCAAACAACCTGACAGAAATTTTTGATGCAGTAAAGGAACGTGTTTATTTCCTTCACCTTCGTAATGTGACCAAAGACAAGGAAGGAAACTTCTACGAAGCAGATCATTTGGGTGGCGACGTAAATATGTATGAGGTAATGAAAGCAGTAGTTGCCGAAAATGAGCGCAGGGCGGAGCCTATTCCATTCAGACCGGATCATGGTCATCAGATGCTCGACGATTTAAATAAAGTAACCAATCCGGGATATTCGGCAATTGGCCGCTTACGGGGACTTGCCGAACTTCGCGGATTAGAGCTTGGAATTACAGGAAACTACTGATTTCATTAAGCCGGCCATCCGAATTGATTTGTGCAATTTCGGAAGGTCGGCTATATAATTTATCTTGGCTGTGATGAAGCTCTGACTTGCACTTCTGTCGGAAGCATAACAGTCTCAAAATCTTCTTCCCGGTTCTTTTTTTCAATTAAAGAGATGAGTTTCTCTGCAGCAAGCTGACCAATTTCAAAAGCCGGTTGATACACAGTACTTAACGGCGGGTGCATCGCCTCTGCCAGTTCAGTATTGGTAAAACCAATCAATGCAATATCCTCCGGAATCCTGTAACCCAACTTATTCAGCAACATCAGACATCGCGTACTGATCTGATCTGTAGCCGTAAAAATAGCATCAGGCTTATGTTCCAGGCTCATATAATATTTGAGGGCTTCTTCTAAATTTTCATTTAAAGTTGTTGGCCCGGTATAGTTACACGACCGCAACAATTCGGGTCTGCATATCATACCATGATCCTCCAAAGCCTGCTTATAGCCATTCAGGCGATCAGTTGCTATACTTAATATGGTATTTGTATTGAGGTGGGCTATATTTTTATAACCATTTTTTATCAGATGTACAGTCGCTTCATATGCACCTTTAAAGTTATCGGCACCTACTTTATGCGTATGGATCTGGTCAATCAGCCTATCGAAAAGAACTACAGGCAAGCCCGATTTCTGTAAAGAGATCAGATACCTAAAGTCAGTGGTTTCATAAGCCGGTGAAATCAGTATACCATCCACACCTCCAGCATACAATAGTTCAATA
Encoded proteins:
- a CDS encoding SDR family oxidoreductase gives rise to the protein MKSKDLFSLENKVVVITGATGVLGESFALAVAAAGARVAILGRNEQKANERVKAITTNGGEAIAVITDVLDEASLIAAKNQILSTWGTIDGLVNAAGGNIPGATIAPNQNIFDINVADTQQAVELNLFGTVYPTHVFGRVIAEKGKGSIVNISSLAAQRPLTRVLGYTLGKNAIEGYTKWMAVELAQRYGDKVRVNALAPGVFLTEQNRSLLTNTDGTFTDRAQRFVNHTPFGRLGNPEELNGTLIYLLSDASAFVNGETIMVDGGFNAYSGV
- the uxuA gene encoding mannonate dehydratase: MNTTKHKLLQTWRWYGPSDPVSLQDVKQAGATGIVTALHHIPHGEVWPLEDIQERKSIIEAAGLQWSVVESVPVHEAIKTHRSDADSYIENYKTTLKNLAQCGIKTVCYNFMPVLDWTRTQLDLIMADGSKALYFNWLDLAIFDLFILKRAEAEADYAEELKSRAKARFATMSTDELNELRINVLMGIPNEKEIELEALRASIEEYKSIGRAGLKKNLAYFLNGIAGVCEETGVRMTIHPDDPPYAILGLPRIASTKEDLVDILKSVDRPFNGICYCTGSLGAGMSNNLTEIFDAVKERVYFLHLRNVTKDKEGNFYEADHLGGDVNMYEVMKAVVAENERRAEPIPFRPDHGHQMLDDLNKVTNPGYSAIGRLRGLAELRGLELGITGNY
- a CDS encoding LacI family DNA-binding transcriptional regulator, whose translation is MNHSVTLRDIAKALNLSISTISKALNDSHEIGAETKQKVLDYAKKHHYLPNRMAKGLKEGKSRSIGVVVCSLDNNVIAQMLDGIHKVSTDQSYQIIIMQSKESEKLENACIELLYAGGVDGILISPAYETTDFRYLISLQKSGLPVVLFDRLIDQIHTHKVGADNFKGAYEATVHLIKNGYKNIAHLNTNTILSIATDRLNGYKQALEDHGMICRPELLRSCNYTGPTTLNENLEEALKYYMSLEHKPDAIFTATDQISTRCLMLLNKLGYRIPEDIALIGFTNTELAEAMHPPLSTVYQPAFEIGQLAAEKLISLIEKKNREEDFETVMLPTEVQVRASSQPR
- a CDS encoding sugar kinase encodes the protein MLNQENILVFGELLLRFSSAEDQFISKNHTVSLFPGGSEANVSASLGQWGIPCSYVSCVPDNALAANALQSLQGLGVNTSKTLLQGSRLGLYFLLSANGLTSGEVVYDRKFSSFSSLKPGTVDWDKVLDGHTWFHWTALTPALNENMAAVCKEALVAAKAKGLKISVDLNYRSRLWDYGKQPIEVMPELVAYCDVIMGNIWAVNKMLGVPVDENLNRQTSVDTYTIHANASANAVFDRFPQCKHIANTFRFMDNPKHNLFYGTYHTRDNNYISEVFETHEVVDRIGSGDAFMAGLIYGLSTSTNGDEIIRKATSSGYQKLFVKGDFGDGAI